Within Helicobacter pylori NQ4053, the genomic segment TTGTTTAAAAAAGTGGATTTGCCCGCACTAAACCCTCCCCCCACCGCAACGATGGTTTTTTGGAACAAACTAGGGTAGCCCGCCACTAATTGCAATTCTTTTTTAATTTCTTGGAGCGTTAGTAACGCTATTTCCTTTTCTTTGAGCGAATCCACGCCGCTAGCGAACTCTAAAAACTCGTTATCCAAGACGCTCTGGTATTCCTCTAGCCCTTCATTGTTTGTTTTAGCGTTTAAAATACGAGCGATTAGATCGTAGCGTTCTTTTAAACCCTCTGTATTGTGGTGGTTTTCAGCCGTGCTAAATTTGTCATTAAAAAAATTAACGCTCATTAAATCCCCTTTAAAGCCTTGATTTGAGCGTCTAATTGAGCGATGGATTGTTCTTTGTTTTGAACTTGATTTTTTAAGTTTTGCATGTCTTTTTGGAGTTTTTTAAGCGTATCGCTGGCGAAATTTTGCCTTTCTAAAGTCTCTCTTAAACCTTGGATATAGCCTTTCACATCTTTTTTAGCCTCAGCTTCAAAATTCCTCACATGATTTTCCACGCTTTGTATGAAAGCATTAGCTTCATCGCCTTTTAAAAAGCCCGTTTTCCCCCTTATCTCGCCAGGAAGCTTATCAGCATAATCAAACTCTTCAAATTCAATGGGATTTAAAACAGCATCCACGATTCTTTTGAAAGCCACCTCATCAATCAAATCATCAGAGATGATTTCGCGCAATTGTTTAAAGACTTTAGCGTAGAGTTCTTTTCTAAAAACGACTTTAAAAGAATTAGCGCTGTCATTCAAAGCGCTTTCACAGCGTTCATGCATCTCTGTTAAATAATCAAGTACCGCTCCGGCTTTAATGGTTGCTCTTGTGCGTTCTACTTCATTATAGCCCCAATCTTTTTCACCAACAATGCTACCAAACCATCTTGCCAAACCTCCCAAACCGCCTTGCTTCACTCTTTCAATATAATGCTCTTCTTCCTCTTCTTCTCTAGAGTGCGTTTTAGCCGTTCGGATAGCTTTCGTTAAGGTTTCATTCAAGCCATCTCTAGTGTTTTTGATGAAATGCAAGATAAATTCTTCATACGCTTCCCTAAACTTCATTTCAATGTTACCAGAGAGGTTTTGATAAGCCCTTATTTGCTCTTTGATAGCGCTAATGTCAGCGTTTTTAACCCTCTTTTTTTCTTCTTCCAAATCTTGCAACAACTGCGTTATGAATTTATGGAGGTTGTTTGCTTGGCTCTCTGCGTAATTTTGCAATTTTTGAGACATGATTTTTTCTTTCTCTTGGGCGGCTTTTTTTAAACGCTCTTCAATCGCGCCCATATTGCTTAAAAACAATAAGCTTTCTTTAGACTTATCATCGCTACTAAAAGCGTCAGGGTAAGAATCTCTTAAATTCCGTAAGGCATTGTGATACTCTTCTGTTTTTTTGCTTCTTTCCCAAGAAGCTTGGTTGTTAAAGTCTTTATACATGCTAAAGCAATTCCCTGAAGCCAGAATGACGCCGTTTTTGATTGCTTTTTCAAAAATCTCTCGTTGGTTAGGGTAGTTTTCAATCAGCTTTTCCATGATATTATTCAATCGAGATGAAAGGGCTTTTTGCGCGTTTTCAAAGGCTGTAGGGAGGTGTTGGCCAGATTTTTCCACTTCACTCATAGAAAGAACAGTGCTGTCGGCTTGGCTTGCCACAAAATAAATTTCTTGAAGGCCTTCTTTGTTAGAAACCCTATCAAACAAACTCATATCGCTATCCGTTAAAAACTGATTAGAAGGGCTTATGATAAACACCACATCGCAATCTTTCAATAAGGCTTTGGTGCGCTCTTCTCTGGAAGCGATGGGATCATTCACTCCCGGGGTGTCAATCACTTCCAAATCTTTAAGATTGGGGTTATTCAAAGAAATTCGCACCGCTTTAGTGTAGGGCATGAACTTCCCGTTTGCGCCCACGAATTGGAGCAACTTTTGATTCAGCTCTTCTAAGCTGTTGGCTTGAATGCACGGATCTAAGTTTTTCGTGTTGAGCGATCCGCTTTCTTTTATTTTTTCGTATTGATCGTGTGATGAAACGAGCTTTGTGTCCTTTTCTAACTCGTTTTTAGCGATCCTTTCAGCCCTTTCGTTGATTTATTCATCGCTTAAAACCCTCTCTTTGGGCGCTACTTCAGGGTTTTTGTTTCTGTTAAGCATGTTGCCAAAATTCTTAATTTCCTCTTTAGCCCTATTTGCCAAACTCTGTTTTTCTTTTTGCTTTTTGACTTCTTCATCAACAATCCTGTTAAACTCCCTTACATACCTTTCATGTTCGTTTTTAAGCTCTGCAATATCCTTTGGGCTATAAAACTCCACTTCAGCGCTCAGATTTTGAGCGTATTTTAAAATGGTAAGGCTAGCGGTCATGGGCGTTGCCGCTTTGGGTAAAACCTCTACACCCTCAAAAATCAAAGCGTTTAAGAGCGAGCTTTTGTCCGCTTTCACGCGCCCGATGATACCGACTTTAAGATCCCTATCTTCAGCCTGCATTTCTTTTAGCGTTTTCTCTAACTCTTCGGTTTTGATCACAGAATTTTCGCTCATAAAAGGCTTCGCTCTTTCTTGCAAGCCTTGTTCTTTTAGCGCTTTTTCAATTAAAGCGCTTTTTTTGATGAGTTCTTGCGCGTTCATTATTAATCCTTTAAATATTGTTGTTCTAGATCGCTTAAAGCGTTGATCTTGTTTTCTAAGATTTGTTTTTGATTTTCTAAATCGTTTAAGTGTTTTTCTTTTTCTTTTTGAGCGAGCGCGATTTCTTGTTTTTTATGTGTGATTTCTAGTTCGCACCGATCTTTTAAACCTTTTAGGGAATTTTCCAAGCATTCATTAAACAAGCCCGGTAAAACTTTTTTAAGCTTGTATTGAACCTCTGGTATCACTTTGACTTCAATCCAATTTTCTAATTTCGCCCGCTCTTTTTCCTCATTTCTAAAGAATGAAGCGATGATATTAGGCAACAAAGTCAATAATTCTTTTAAAAGAGGTTTTAACCCTTGCAAGATCAGCGCGAAAGGTCTTGTAACCGGGTTCTTGGCTAAAATCACGCTTAAAGCGTTGATCCCTAATTCAAGGCTATGCTCTAAATTCACAGAAAAACCGCTAGAAAGCTGCGTGTTGTTCAAGCTTTCAAATTCCGTGCAAAAATCTTTTGAAAAAGAAAGGTTGATCTTTTCAATCTCTAATTTAGCGTTTTTGATCAAGCTTTGTTGCATGATGCTTTCTATTTCGCTATTGAACTCGTTAGGCTTGTTGGTTAAAGAGGCTAAATAGGATTTTTGCTCCCTGACCTCTTCTACTACTTTTTTAACCACCGATCCCACAGCCACGCTAGAATATTCTTCTTCTAAATTAGCCCTTAATTTTTCATAGGTTTTTTCAATGTCTTTAACGCTCAAATCCAACGCTTGTATTTCTTCTAAAGCCTTTTCTTTAGAATAATCAAAGCTTTTAATCATGCTTTTTAAGCTGTTTTGTAACTGGGAATTTAAAAACTTCAATCGTTTCAAATACAAAGCGCTAAAAAGCTTTTCAGCGTCTATTTTATCCGCTACCTCTAAAAGAGCGTTATTGTCTTTATTGGAATGGATGAGGCGCGTTGTCAAATCAAGGTGATCTTGGATTTGATCTTGAATGTAGCGAGAGATTTCTCCCACTTGCGAAGGCGTCCTTAAATTCGTTTTACTCAAAATAAAGCTAAGGCCTTTGTCAAACTCTAAAAGGTTTTTTAATTCCCTAACCATGCGTTTAGTGAGGTTACCCTCTTCTACGCTTGTGAGAATGACAAAATGCACGCCCCTTTCTAAATATTCCAAAATGGCATGGGTGTGGCTTGAAATAGGGCTATCAAAGCCTGGCATATCCACAAACACTAAAGGAGCGCTATCTTTTAGGGCTTCATTATTCAAATAAACCTTAAGGTAGGAATACTTCGTGGCATTGTCTTTAATCGCTTCAAAACTTCGCTCATTCAGTTCAAAACTCTCTGTTTTTTCATCATTGTTTGAAAAAGCCTCTATGCGTTCATTAGCGCTATAATGTAACTCAGTGGCTAAAGAAGTCTCTGGCGTGATACCGGTAGGCAAAACGCTACTGCCTAAAAAGCGGTTCAATAGCGTGCTTTTCCCTGTGCTAAAATTCCCCACAACGGGTATCACAAGCTGTTGTTTTTGAATGCTTGCTAAAAGCGTGGAGCATTCTGTTTTATCGATCTCCACTTCTTTTAAAACTTCTAAAACCTGTTCTAAAAACTTCACAAAATTTGTTTGCGTGCGTAAAACCATCATCAATCCTTTATAGTTAAAATTAAAATCTAAACAAGACGCAAAAATCCCTAAAAAATCCCTAAAAAAGGGTTTATATGGGTTTATATGGGTATGGGTTTATATGGGGGTGAAAAGATAAAGCGGCTGACTAGAGAGAGAGAAAGAGAGAAAGCGGATTTTTAAGAATAATCATCATTACAAACTCCTAGCACTATTTAATGGCTCTCATTATACTCAATTTTGATACTCTATTCAAGGTTCTTTTTATTAATCAAAAACTCGTTTTTTCTTTCATTTTGATATGGTCAAACTTCTTTCCTTAAGGGGATGAGGGGGGATTTTGCGATAACCCCCCTTAACCCCCTTAAAAACCCCCTATCCCCCAAGACCGCTTAAAGAATTATCGCTTGATTAACATCAAGCTCTTTTGATATTTGATTGCAAAAAATGCTTCAAGCATTTTTATTGCCTTACATTTTATTTGATTGTAGAAATTTTTTATAAAGCCCGATTTCTTTCTTTTTAGCTCAAACCCTTCCCCCACTTTAAGAAACTATCGCTTAAACAAGTATTCTACAACCCATGCGTTTGAGAATAAAACAATTTCATTTCTTTAGAAGCGAACTGGTTTTTTAACGCTTGGGCTAGAGATAAAGCGATCTCATCGCTTAAAAAAAGCTTGAATTTAGCGTAGTCTTTACGCCCGCTCACCTGTTCTTTTTGGCTTAAAAGCAATGAAGAAGCGGCGTATTTATAGCATTCCACATAAAAAAAATCATCAAAGCCTTTTTCAAACAAGTAATCTATTAAAGCGTCTTTCAAGCAAATATCAATATAAATTTCTAAAGCCAGCATGCGAAATCCTTCAATTCAAACGATTTTAATCTTTTTAGCAATGAGCATGAACATTGGCGGCAGTAGGAGTAAGGTTAGAGCGCTTGAGGTGACTAAGCCCCCAAGCACCACGATCGCTAAAGGTTTTTGGACTTCTGATCCCACGCTATGAGAAAATAATAAAGGGAGCAAACCCAAACCGGCAATGCAAGCGGTCATTAAAACCGGCCTCAAACGCCTTTTAGCGCCCAATAAAACGCATTCTTCTACGCTTTTTCCTTGCAAGAGAAGCTCTTTAAAATAGCCTATCATCACCACGCCATTTAAAACCGCAATCCCAAAAAGAGCGATAAAGCCCACGCTCGCTGGCACTGAAATATACTCCCCTAGCGCAAACAACGCAATAAGCCCTCCAGTAACCGCAAAAGGGATATTCAAAAGAATGAGCAAGGCTAAAGGAATGCTTTTAAAAGTGAAAAAAAGAATGAAAAAAATCGCTAAGATGCTTAAAGGGATAACGGTAGAAAGCCTTTTATTGGCCCGTTGCTGGTTTTCAAACTGCCCCCCATAAGTGATATAGTAGCTAGGAGGGAGCTTGACGTTTTGAGCGATCACTTTTTTAGCCTCTTCTACAAAGGAATTCAAATCGCACCCCACCACATTGCTGCGAACCACGCTCATGCGCCTTGAATCTTCACGCACGATAGAAACAGGGCCATCCACTTCTTCAATCTTGGCGATAGAAGTGATAGGCACTAAAACGCCATATTTGGAAGTCAAGGCTAAACTTTTGATTTTAGTGATAGAGCTTGCAAAATCGCTCTCTTGGCGGATCATCACTGGGGTTCGTGAAATCCCTGTAGGGATCACATCCACGATCAAGCCCTCTAAAGCGGATTTTAAAAACTTGGAAAATTCATCGCTAGTGATCCCCACATCCGCCATCGATTCTTTATTAGGGGTTACATACAAATAATTCACGCCCTCATTAAGCGTGGTTAAAACCTCACTAGAGCCTTTAATCCCTTTTAAGACTTGCGCGATTTGAAAGCTCAATTTATTCAATTCGCCAATATCATCTCCAAAAATCTTAACCGCTAAATCCCCCCTAACCCCTGTCAGCATTTCAGAAATCCTCATTTCAATGGGTTGGGTGAAAGAAAAGTTAATCCCCTTAAAGTCTTTTAAAGAATCCATGATTTTTTCTAACAATTCATCTTTATTTTTCACGCTCCATTCTTTTTTGGGGATGAAAGAAATAAAGGTATCGGTTTGATTCAACCCCCCCAAATCCAGCCCCAATTCATCGCTCCCCGTGCGCGCGACAATGGTTTTAACTTCCTTGACATGCTTTTTAATCGCGCTTTCAATGTTTAACATGAGATCTCTAGATTGATCTAAAGAAATAGAAGGGGTGGTTTCTACGCTCAAAACCACATCGCCCTCATCTAAAGCGGGCATGAAATTCTTCCCCACAAAAGGGAATAAAGAAAGGCTCGCGATTAAAAAAACAAACGCTCCTAAAATCACTTTTTTAGGGTTATGCACAAAAAATTCCAATAAAGGGGCGTAGATTTTATTTAAAAATCTCGTTAAAAAGGTTTCGCTATGGGGCGTGGCTTTTAAGACAAGAGAGCTCACTACAGGAATGATAGTGATGGATAACACTAAAGTGCCTAAAAGCGCATACACAATGCTTTGTGCTAAAGGCCTAAACATCTTGCCCTCTAAACCCTGTAAGGTTAGAATCGGCACAAAAAACACAATAATAATCACCACCCCGCTCACCACTGAAACGGCGATTTCTTTACAAGAACGATAGATCGCATGGAGTTTAGTGGTCTTAGTGTTAGCGCTCAATTTTTCAAAAGCGTTTTCCACCACCACCACGGCTGAGTCAATGAGCATCCCTATAGCGATAACCAACCCCCCTAAACTCATCAAGTTTAAGGTCAGATCGCTAAGTTTGATAAAAATAAACGCCACAGACAAGCTTAAGGGTAAAATCACCCCCACAGCCACGCTCGCCCTCAAATTCCCTAAAAATAAAAAAAGCGTGATGATGATTAAAACAACGGCTTCAATGAGCGTTTTAGAAACGGTGGCAATGGCTTTTTGCGTGAATTCAGAGCGATCGTAAAAAACATTAATGGAAACGCCATTCGGTAAAAGGGGTTTTAATTCCTCTAATTTTTGATACACTTGAGTGATGATTTCTTTGGTGTTAGCGTCTTTTAAAGAAAGCACCAAGCCTTCTGTGGTCTCGCCCACGCCATCTTTAGTGACAAACCCTAAGCGGGTGCGAGACTGGCTGATGACTTTTGCAAAATCCTTAATGTGCAAATGCCCCAAATTCGTGGAAACGGTGATTTTGCCAATGTCTTCTAAACTCAAAGAAGCGGTTTGGATTTTGACTAAAAAGGTTTCGCCATCTCTATCCACGCGCCCCGCTCCGCTGTTTCTTAAATTCACTCTCACAGCCGATTCTAAATCAGAAATACTCACCCCAAGCCTTGCCATGTCATTAAAATCCGGCACGATCACAAACGCCCTGCTAAAGCCTCCAATGGAATTGACATCCGCCACGCCGCTAATCATTCTTAATTGCGGGCGGATCACAAAGTCTAAAAGCTGTCGTTTTTCTATCTCGGTGATATTGCCATCAATGGTGAACATAAAGATATCTGATAGCGGCGTAACAATGGGTGCCATGCCCCCTTCAACCCCCACGGGTAAATCTTTCATCACACTGCTCAAGCGCTCATTGACAATATTTCTCGCTAAATAAATATCCACGCTGTCATCAAAATCTATCGTAATGTCTGAAATAGAATATTTTGAAATACTTCTTAAAGATTTTTGCCCTTTTAAACCCAAAAGCTCTAATTCTAAAGGGCGCACGATGTTATTTTCCATTTCTTCAGGGCTAGAGCCGGGGAGTTTTAAAATGATTTTAACTTGAGTGGGCGAAATATCCGGGAAAGCGTCCACTGGAGTGTGGATAAAACTATAAGTCCCAAAAAACAAAATAAGAATCGCGCCAACAATCACAATCACTCTCTGGCGTAAGGAAAATTCAATAATGGAAGCGAGCATTATTCCTCCCCTAAATTGTTGATCATGCCTTTTAACCCTATCAATGACCCCACTGCCACGCTGTCATTGGGGTGTAAATTTTGAGCGCTCACGATAAAAATCTTGCTGCGTTCTTCTAAAACTTGAACCGCCACAGGCCTAAAACCTTTAGGCGTCCTCACAAACACCAGGTAATCCTTTCCGTTTCTGATTAAAGCGTTTGAAGGGATTAGCACCGAATCTTTGGGCTGTGAGCCTTGAATATACATTTCTACCATTTCCCCTACATGGTAATTGCCCTCATCTAATAAAGCGGTGGCTAAAATCGTGTTAGAGCCTTTGTCTAACACCACCGAAACGCTTTGGATCTTGCCAATTTTTTCCCCCTCTTCATTATAGACCGGCGAATCTCTTTTAATGGTTTTAGAAACGCCTACAGGCAATTTGATTTGAGCGATCAGATCGTCGCTTTTTGAAATACGCACATAACTAGTGAAAGCCAAAATCTTCTCGCCCACATTTTTAGGCGCTAACGCTAAAAGACCGCTGTCTCTAGCCACAATCCTAAAACCATACTGCCCTTTAGGGTTTTTAGGATCCACGCCAAAGCTTTTAAAAGTGCTTTCTAGTTGTTCCACCTTTAAGCCCATTTCTTCACTGGCTAGAAAGCTCGTTTGATACTCCCTTTTAGGAATGACACCGGCCCTATAAAGCTCTAAATCTTTTTTAGTGATATCTTTAGCGATTTTTAATTTATTTTGGTTGTTTTGCAATTCAAAATACAAATTGCTCAAATCAATAGAGCTCACTTCACAGATCGCATCTCCAGCCTTCACCTGCTCGCCCTCTCTTTTATAAACCGCAACCACAGACGCATCAAAGCTCAAGCTCTGCACCACAGAGCTTTTACTATCAAAATCAATATAAGCGTTAAAAGGAAGCCCTTTACTAAAGATTTCTTTATCTAATTTAACCACCTTTAACCCCATGGGTTGCAAGTTTTTTTCTTCTAAAATAATTTCTGGATACTCTTTGGCTTCCAAAAAAACACCCAAAACGCCCATTAACATAAGCCACCATAACGCCCGCTTCAATGCAATTCTCCTAATCTGGTCAAGCTCTCCCCTAAAGTCTCTTCTAAAAGCGCGCTAATATCAATGTATTCAATCTTCGCTTCTGCTAGAGTGATGAGAGCGTCCATGTAAGAATTTTGATAAATCAAGTATTCAAAAAGCCCGATTTTTTGGGCTTCATAAGCGATGCGCCCCATTTCCATCAAACGCTTCTTATTGGCAATGGCTTCTTTTTGGGTTTCAATGTATGCTTCTTTAGTTTTGAGCTGGTTTAAGTAGGAGTTGGCGTTGATTCTAATGTTTCGTTTCATCACTTCATTTTGCGCGAGCGTCCCGCTTTGCAAATCCAAAAATTTACGCTTTTGATAGATATTTTTAGGCGTTACCGGCAAAGGGATACGCACTTCTACAGAAAGATTAGTTGAAGAGTTATAGCTTTCAGAGCCAATCCCAAATTCAAATGCATTAAACACATCTCTATTAGCCAATTTCGCATTCACTTGATAATCTTTAGCCGTCAAATCCAAAATATCCACATACAATGAGCGATCCAATTTGAACTTTAAGGCTTCAGGCTCTAATCGCACGTATTCAAAATCCAAACCGATCACCTTGACATCATGCAAATGGTCTAAATAAGTGTCAAAATGCGCCCCCTCTTTGACCGGCTCCACAATAGCGAGCATCGTGTCTAGCATTTTTTCTAAATCTATGAGTTTGGTTTCCACATTGGTTTTAGCGAGTTTGGATTCCAAATAAGAATTATTGAAGTTGATATAATCCTTTTCGCTCATGCTGCCGGCTTTGACTTTTTCTTTAGCGATTTTGAGCTGCGAATAAAAGTTCGCTTCCCGTTGCACATACACCTGATACTTTTCTTTAGTCATCACATAAGTCAAATACAAGCGTTTAGCGCCAATAAAAGCGAGATTTTTATTCAGTTGATAGCTTTTATCGTATTGAATGGTTTTGATAGAAAGGCTTTTGGATAAAAGCGAACTCACCCATGGGAGCTTGGGTCTTACCACTAAAAGGGTTCTGGGCTGCGCTTCTATAATGCCTTGGAAGTTTTTCACCATAGAAGTTTCATTCTCAATGTAAGGGAAATCCCAAGCGTTCACGGAGCGTTGCTCATTCAAACGGCTTTTAAAATCGGCTTTTTTACCGATCAACT encodes:
- a CDS encoding dynamin-like GTPase family protein encodes the protein MVLRTQTNFVKFLEQVLEVLKEVEIDKTECSTLLASIQKQQLVIPVVGNFSTGKSTLLNRFLGSSVLPTGITPETSLATELHYSANERIEAFSNNDEKTESFELNERSFEAIKDNATKYSYLKVYLNNEALKDSAPLVFVDMPGFDSPISSHTHAILEYLERGVHFVILTSVEEGNLTKRMVRELKNLLEFDKGLSFILSKTNLRTPSQVGEISRYIQDQIQDHLDLTTRLIHSNKDNNALLEVADKIDAEKLFSALYLKRLKFLNSQLQNSLKSMIKSFDYSKEKALEEIQALDLSVKDIEKTYEKLRANLEEEYSSVAVGSVVKKVVEEVREQKSYLASLTNKPNEFNSEIESIMQQSLIKNAKLEIEKINLSFSKDFCTEFESLNNTQLSSGFSVNLEHSLELGINALSVILAKNPVTRPFALILQGLKPLLKELLTLLPNIIASFFRNEEKERAKLENWIEVKVIPEVQYKLKKVLPGLFNECLENSLKGLKDRCELEITHKKQEIALAQKEKEKHLNDLENQKQILENKINALSDLEQQYLKD
- a CDS encoding DUF3240 family protein produces the protein MLALEIYIDICLKDALIDYLFEKGFDDFFYVECYKYAASSLLLSQKEQVSGRKDYAKFKLFLSDEIALSLAQALKNQFASKEMKLFYSQTHGL
- a CDS encoding efflux RND transporter permease subunit — encoded protein: MLASIIEFSLRQRVIVIVGAILILFFGTYSFIHTPVDAFPDISPTQVKIILKLPGSSPEEMENNIVRPLELELLGLKGQKSLRSISKYSISDITIDFDDSVDIYLARNIVNERLSSVMKDLPVGVEGGMAPIVTPLSDIFMFTIDGNITEIEKRQLLDFVIRPQLRMISGVADVNSIGGFSRAFVIVPDFNDMARLGVSISDLESAVRVNLRNSGAGRVDRDGETFLVKIQTASLSLEDIGKITVSTNLGHLHIKDFAKVISQSRTRLGFVTKDGVGETTEGLVLSLKDANTKEIITQVYQKLEELKPLLPNGVSINVFYDRSEFTQKAIATVSKTLIEAVVLIIITLFLFLGNLRASVAVGVILPLSLSVAFIFIKLSDLTLNLMSLGGLVIAIGMLIDSAVVVVENAFEKLSANTKTTKLHAIYRSCKEIAVSVVSGVVIIIVFFVPILTLQGLEGKMFRPLAQSIVYALLGTLVLSITIIPVVSSLVLKATPHSETFLTRFLNKIYAPLLEFFVHNPKKVILGAFVFLIASLSLFPFVGKNFMPALDEGDVVLSVETTPSISLDQSRDLMLNIESAIKKHVKEVKTIVARTGSDELGLDLGGLNQTDTFISFIPKKEWSVKNKDELLEKIMDSLKDFKGINFSFTQPIEMRISEMLTGVRGDLAVKIFGDDIGELNKLSFQIAQVLKGIKGSSEVLTTLNEGVNYLYVTPNKESMADVGITSDEFSKFLKSALEGLIVDVIPTGISRTPVMIRQESDFASSITKIKSLALTSKYGVLVPITSIAKIEEVDGPVSIVREDSRRMSVVRSNVVGCDLNSFVEEAKKVIAQNVKLPPSYYITYGGQFENQQRANKRLSTVIPLSILAIFFILFFTFKSIPLALLILLNIPFAVTGGLIALFALGEYISVPASVGFIALFGIAVLNGVVMIGYFKELLLQGKSVEECVLLGAKRRLRPVLMTACIAGLGLLPLLFSHSVGSEVQKPLAIVVLGGLVTSSALTLLLLPPMFMLIAKKIKIV
- a CDS encoding efflux RND transporter periplasmic adaptor subunit codes for the protein MLMGVLGVFLEAKEYPEIILEEKNLQPMGLKVVKLDKEIFSKGLPFNAYIDFDSKSSVVQSLSFDASVVAVYKREGEQVKAGDAICEVSSIDLSNLYFELQNNQNKLKIAKDITKKDLELYRAGVIPKREYQTSFLASEEMGLKVEQLESTFKSFGVDPKNPKGQYGFRIVARDSGLLALAPKNVGEKILAFTSYVRISKSDDLIAQIKLPVGVSKTIKRDSPVYNEEGEKIGKIQSVSVVLDKGSNTILATALLDEGNYHVGEMVEMYIQGSQPKDSVLIPSNALIRNGKDYLVFVRTPKGFRPVAVQVLEERSKIFIVSAQNLHPNDSVAVGSLIGLKGMINNLGEE
- a CDS encoding TolC family protein translates to MRFNAIKRKIQRFLGVTFLMSMFSAGMLSAKIFTLQEFFKEVEINSMELIGKKADFKSRLNEQRSVNAWDFPYIENETSMVKNFQGIIEAQPRTLLVVRPKLPWVSSLLSKSLSIKTIQYDKSYQLNKNLAFIGAKRLYLTYVMTKEKYQVYVQREANFYSQLKIAKEKVKAGSMSEKDYINFNNSYLESKLAKTNVETKLIDLEKMLDTMLAIVEPVKEGAHFDTYLDHLHDVKVIGLDFEYVRLEPEALKFKLDRSLYVDILDLTAKDYQVNAKLANRDVFNAFEFGIGSESYNSSTNLSVEVRIPLPVTPKNIYQKRKFLDLQSGTLAQNEVMKRNIRINANSYLNQLKTKEAYIETQKEAIANKKRLMEMGRIAYEAQKIGLFEYLIYQNSYMDALITLAEAKIEYIDISALLEETLGESLTRLGELH